The genomic interval CGTACGAGATATCCGGACCCCACAGTTTGGACTCGGCCGCCATATCGTACGCCAGCGGCGGGTCACCTGCGGTGTAGAGCATATCGTCGGTCTGTACGACTCCGCCGAATCCCGTGTTCCAGTCGAACGTCTCGACCAGTTCGCCCGACGACGCCGATACGACGTACGTTTCGAACACGCCCACGGCGTAGATTCGTTGCTCGGTTGTGGCGATTCCGACGAGGTGTCCCTCCATTTCGTCGAGCTCCCAGACGGTCTCGCCCGACTCGGCATCCAACGCCCGGACTATCGGTTCCTGTTCGTCTCCGCTCCCGTCGGCGTCGCTTCCGAACACGACGAGTCCGTCGTGAACCGCCACGTAGTCCATCTTGGTCCGTGTGCCGTCGTCTCGGGTCTCGTGAGTCCACTGTTCGTCTCCGGTGTCGGCATCGAGCGCGAACAACTCGGCGTTGTCGGCTTCGTCACCCGATGCCGACGCGCCGACGAAGACCATCGAGTCGGTGGCCGCGAGCGAGGTTTCGATGTTCAGTAGCATGTACTGCTCCGGAACCGCGCTGGTGGACCACTCCGATGTCCCGTCGCTCGCGTATCGTCGGAGCTCGTTCCCGTACGACGCGGTGTAAAGCGAGTCGCCCCTGACGGCGAGGCTGTGACCGCTGAACGACCACTGTTCGGACAGGTCGATACCGGCATTCCGGTCGTCGTCCGTCTCGTCCGTTTCCGTCGTCTCGTCGGTTTCCGCTGTCTGGGTGGGTCCGCTCGTCGTTTCCGACGATGATTGCGTTGTCGATTCCTCGGTCGTCTGGGTCGACTGGTCCTCATCGCTGGTCAACCGCAGACACCCGCCGGTCAACCCGATTCCCGAGAGTGCCAGTACCTCCCGTCTTCTCATGACCACCGGTTCGAAACCCCCTCAAATATAGATGCGTGATGTCCCGCCAGCGCCGAGATGTATCGAGAGGCAACGCCACACTCAAGTCCACGGCGACCAACCTCACACCGAATGACCGACACCGAGGTCCTCGTGGTCGGCGGGGGGTCGACCGGATGCGGGGTCGCCCGCGACCTCGCGATGCGCGGGGTCGACGTGACCCTCGTCGAGAAGGGCAACCTCACCCACGGAACGACCGGCCGGATGCACGGCCTGCTCCACAGCGGCGGCCGCTACGCCGTCTCCGACCGGGCGAGCGCGGAGGAGTGCATCGAGGAGAACCGCGTCCTCCGGGACATCGCCTCCCACTGCGTCGAGATGACCGGCGGCCAGTTCGTCCAGTTGGCGGGCGACCCCGACGAGTACTTCGAGCGGAAGCTCGCGGGGTGTCGCGACTGCGGCATCCCCGCCGAGGTCCTCACGGCCGAGGAGGCCCGCGAGGAAGAACCCTACCTCACGAAGGACGTGGAGCGCGCGATTCGGGTGCCCGACGGCGCGGTCGACCCCTTCCGGCTCTGCGTGGCGAACGCCGCCGACGCCGAGCGCCACGGCGCGCGAATCGAGACCCACACCGAGGTCGTGGACGTGCTCGTCGACGGCGAGGCGCGTCGCGCCTCGCCGTCGACGAGCGAGCGACCCCCGCGGGGGGACGTGTTCGGCGTGGAGGTCCGCCACGAGTCCGGGCCCGGCAAGCGCGAGCACGCCGCGCCGGGCGAGCGAGAGCGCATCACGGCCGAGTACGTCGTCAACGCCGCGGGCGCGTGGGCCGGGCAGTTGGGCGCGATGGCGGGCGTCGACGTGGACGTTCGGCCCTCGAAGGGGGCGATGGTGGTGATGAACTGTCGGCAGGTCGACACCGTGATAAACCGCTGTCGGCCCAAGGGCGACGCCGACATCGTGGTGCCCCACGAGACGACCGCGATTCTGGGCACGACCGACGTGGAGGTCGAGGACCCCGAGGAGTACCCCGAGGAGCACTGGGAAGTGGACCTGATGATAGACGAACTCGCCGAGTTGGTTCCCATCCTCCGGGAGGCCCGGACGGTCCGGTCGTTCTGGGGCGTGCGACCGCTCTACGAGCCCCCCGAACGGGGGACTACGGACCCCACCGACATCACCCGCGACTACTTCCTGCTCGACCACGAAGAGCGCGACGGCCTCTCGGGGTTCGCGTCCATCGTCGGCGGGAAGTTCACCACCTACCGACTGATGGCCGAGGAGATAGCCGACCACGTCTGCGGGGAACTGGGGGTCTCCGCGCGGTGTCGAACGGCCGACGAACCCCTCCCCGGGAGCGAGGACCCCGGGGTGCTGGACGACCACATGGACCGGTTCGGCCTGCGCTCGCCGATTGCCCGACGGAGCGCCCAGCGACTCGGGAGCCGGGCCGACGAGGTCCTCCGGACCGACGACCCCAACCCCGTCCTCTGCGACTGCGAGGCGGTCACCCGCGCGGAGGTCCGGGACGCCATCGCCCAGTCGGGAACCGACCTCAACGCGGTTCGCATCCGGACCCGGGCCTCGATGGGCAACTGTCAGGGCGGGTTCTGCGCTCACCGCCTCGCCGCCGAACTCCACCCCGAGTACGGCGACGAGCAGGCCGACGCCGCGCTCGACGAACTCATAGACGAGCGCTGGAAGGGCGAGCGCCACGCCCTCTGGGGCGAACAGCTCTCGCAGGCGATGCTCAACTACGCGCTTCAGGCGACCACGATGAACCGCGACCGCGACACCCGAGACGGTGCGCGAATCGACTTCGCGGCGTTCGACTCGGGGACCCGAACGCCCCCCGAACGGGAGGAGAGCCGTGGCGATTGAGGACGACGTTCTCGTAATCGGGGGCGGCCTCGCCGGGATGACCGCCGCGCTCGCGGCCGCCCGCGAGGGCGCGGGCGTCCGCGTCGTCTCCCACAAGGAGTCGACCCTGCGCTCGGCGAGCGGATTGGTCGACGTGCTGGGATATCCGCCGGAACGCGCGCCGGGGTCGGCGTCCGGGGACGCCGACCCCGGCGCGAGCGTGCGGGGAGAGGACGAGAACGCCGACCCCGCCGCGCGCTCGCGCCGCGAGCGCGCGGCCGACGGCCCCCTCGTCGACCCCTTCGAGGCCATCCCCGACCTCCCCGAATCGCATCCCTACCGGAGGGTCGGCGTCGAGGGCGTCCGTGACGCCCTCGACCTGTTCGACGACGCGGTCGGCGACCGGTACCGCGGGGGACACACCGACCGGAACGCGCTGGTCCCGACCCACGGCGGGCGCATCAAGCCCACCGCGCGCTACCCCGCGAGCGCCGCGGCCGGACTCGCGAGCGACGACCGGCCCGCGCTCCTCGTGGGCTTCGAGACCGTGACCGACTTCGACGCGCCGCTCGCGGCCGCTCACCTCGAATCGGCGGGCGTCCCGTTCGCGGCGCGAGGAGTCACCGTCCGGTTCCCCGGCGGCTTCCGGGCCGACGCCCGACTCACCCGGTTCGCCGACGCGCTCGACTCGAACGAGCGCGTCGAGATCGGCGGCTCCGGGGGGAGCTACACCGAGTCGCTCCCGGCGCGCGAGGCGCTCGCCGAAGTCGTGAAGGACCGCCTCCGGGGCGAGCAGCGAGTCGGCTTCCCCGCCCTGCTCGGCCAGCACGACGCCGCGGGGGTGCGCGAATCCCTCGAAGCCGAACTCGGTGCGGCGGTCTTCGAGGTGCCGATGGGTCCCCCGAGCCTGCCGGGGCTGCGCCTCGAAGGCGCGCTCGTCTCGGCCTGCCGGGACGCTGGCGTTCGGTTCTCGACCGGCAACCCCGTGGTGGGCTACGAGACGGCGACCGGCCCCGGCGGGGACGGCGAAATCGCCGCGGTCCGGGTCGACCGAAACGGCGCGAGCGTCCCCTTCCACGCCGAGTCGTTCGTGCTCGCGACCGGCGGACTCGTGGGGAAGGGCATCGATTCGGACCGCGAGGGGGTCAAGGAACCGATCTTCGACTGCCACGTCTCGCATCCGAGCGACCGGTACGACTGGTTCGAAGACGAGACCTTCGGCGACCACCCGTTCGCCCGGTTCGGGGTCGAGACCGACGACGACTTGCGGCCGCTCGACTCGCGGGGAGCGCTGGAGTTCCCGAACCTCCGGGCCTGCGGGGCGGTGCTGGGCGGCTACGACTTCGCCGCGGAGAAGTCGGGCGCTGGCGTCTCGCTCGCCACCGGGCGGGCGGCCGGACTCGCGGCGGCGCGGGAGGGACTCGAAGCATGAGCGATGCACGAAATCCGGACGACACCGACGACACCGACGACGTGCGACAGGAAGCGACAGTGGACGACGAGGCGTTCGAGCCCGTGGCGGTGTTCGGCGAGAGCGAGGAGATGGACCTCCGGCCGGGCAGCGACGACTGCTACAAGTGTTCGACCTGCGACACCGCCTGCCCGGTCGCCGAGGTGGACGACGAGTTCCCGGGACCGAAGTTCCAGGGGCCCGAGCAGTGGCGGCTCAAGCGCAAGGGCGACCACGATATCGACGAGTCGGTGATGTCCTGCTCGAACTGCATGCGGTGTGACGACGCCTGCCCCTCGGACGTTCCGCTGAGCCAGATGCACAACACCGCCCGCGGCGAGTACGTCAAGAACGGAATGAGCAGGCTCTCCCGGGAGTACGTCCGGAACCGGATGCTGGCGAACTACCGGACGCTCGCCCGACTGGGGAGCACGGTCCCGCGACTGACAAACTTCCTCATGGGCAACTCGGTGGTCCAGACGCTCAACGAGAAACTGCTGGGAATCACCAGCGAGCGCGAGTTCCCCGAGTTCGCCGAGGAGACGTTCCGGGAGTGGTGGGAATCGAGAGGCGGAGCAAATGTCGAGAGCGACGACAAGCGCGTGGCGTACTTCCACGGCTGTTACGCCAACTACAACACGCCCGCGGTCGGCAAGGCGGCGGTCCGGGTGTTCGAGTCGTTCGGCTACGAGGTGCTGGTCCCGCCCCAGCGGTGTTCGGGCACGCCGATGTTCGCCAACGGGATGTTAGACGACGCCGAGCGCGCCGCCGAAGTCAACGTCGAAGAACTCGCGGCCGCAATCGAGGACGGCGCGGATATCATCGCCTCCTGTACCTCCTGTTCGATGTCGCTCCGACAGGAGTACCCCGAACTGTTCGACTTCGAGGGGACCGCGTCGGTCGCGGCCCGGACCTACGAGGCGGTCGAGTACCTCCGGCTGTTCGAGGACCTCGACGGAGCGCTCGAAGATAGCGAAATCGAGGGACAGGAATTCGCCTACCACGCGCCCTGTCACGCCCGGAATCAGGGCATTGCGGGGCAGGCGGTCGAACTCCTCGACCGACTCGACGGCGCGAGCGCCGAGGACGTGGGACCCTCGTGCTCGGGCATCTCGGGCACCTACGGCTGGAAGCAAGAGAAGTACGACACCTCGATGGCCATCGGCGCGGAGATGTTCGAGCACATGGAAGACGCCGACGCCGAGACCGGCCTTACGGAGTGTCCGACCTGCGCGATGCAGATGGAACACGGCACCGGCTACGAGGTCCGCCACCCGCTGGAGGTGCTGGAAGCGGCGCTGGTCGAGTGAGGCCGGGGAGGGGTGTCCGGTCCGATGTCGCTCCCTGCGACCACTCCACCGACGAGAGACCGCAACCACATGCCTCCCCAGCCAGCTCCCTCGCTCCTTCCAGTCGCTCGGTCGTTCCTCACGCGGGAATGGCGCGCGCTGGTGCGGGCCGCGGTTTGGCCCGCACCATCTCCGCGCGAGGGACGAGTATCACAGGGCCTGCCTGTGGCAGGCCCGAGAAACGCAGTCGGTTGGGGAGGGTGTGGCCCGCGGTCGCGGTGCGGTCTCTCAGAGGTGTCGGGAGTAGTGCGGTCTCTCAGAGGTGTCGGGAGTAGTGCGGTCTCTCAGAGGTGTCGGGAGTAGTGCGGTCTCTCAGAGGTGTCGGGAGTAGTGCGGTCTCTCAGAGGTGTCGGGAGTAGTGCGGTCTCTCAGAGGTGTCGGGAGTAGTGCGGTCTCTCAGAGGTGTCGGGAGTAGTGCGGTCTCTCAGAGGTGTCGGGAGTAGTGCGGTTCTCGGTGGTGTTGGAGGACGCGAGTGCGGTTCCCGGCGGTGTTGGAGGATTCGAGTTCGGTTCTCGGTGGTGTTGGAGGACGCGAGTGCATGCCCCGACCTGTCGACGGACGCGGGTGTCGTTCCCACCACCGCCGACAGGAGCGACGCCGACGCGGTTGGTCCCTAGTCCTGTCCCGGAGTCGGAGCCGGGTCGCCGCGCCCGTCCTCGACGTACTCCAGGTCGTCGGTGTAGTAGTCGACGAGCAGGACCGCGAACGCCCCGACGAGTCCGGCGACCAGCACCGCGGCCGCGCGCTCGGGTGACCACGCCCCGCCCGCGCCGACCACGCGCTCGACCGGCAGCCTGAGCGCCCCGACCATCAGCGCGACGAGGAAGGTCAGGGTCACCTGCCGGTGGGTCGCGAGTGCCCACTTCACCACGCGGGCGAACGAGAGGATGCCGACCGCCGCGCCCGCGACGAACGAGACCACCGAGACGCCGGGGCCGACCAGCGCGTCGAGGGAACCGCCCCGGACCGCGCCTATCGCCCCGTCGATGAACGCGTGGAGGGTGTTGGACATGAACACGTACTGGCCGAACAGGACGAGCAGGAGCGACCCCGATATCCCGGGCAGGATCATCGCGCAGATGGCTATCGCCCCCGCGACGAAGAGGACCGGCGGTGCGTGGGAGATGGCGGCCCCCGCCGCCTCGCCCGAGAGCGCGAACGCGACGGCGAATCCCGCGACCGCCGCCGCGCGCTCCTCGCGGGTGTCCAGACCCACCTCGCTCCAGAGGACGACCGCCGACGCCGCGATGAGACCGAAGAAGAACGCGAACAGGACCGCGGGGTTCGACGCTTCGAGCGCGGAGACGACCCCCGTCACGCCCACGATGGCGGTCATGACGCCCGCGCCCAGCACCACCAAGAATCCGACGTCCATCTCCCGGAGCGTCCCGAGCGCCCGAGCGCGCGCGTCGGGGTCGTACGCCCGCGGGAGGTCGGCGAGTAGTTGCGGGTCGAACGACGCGATAGCGCCGACGAGTCGCTCGTAGATGCCGGTTATCAGCGCGATGGTGCCGCCCGAGACGCCGGGGACGGCGTCGGCGGCACCCATGCAGACGCCCTTGAGGTAGACCGAGAGCCAACGTCCCATCGGTTCTCGTCTACGCCGACCCCGCAGAAAACAGTTGGCTTTCGGCGTTCAGTTCCGGCCAGCGAGCGCGAACGCGCCGAGAGACGCGCCGACGAGTCCGGCGCTCGCGGGTGCCACGCCCTCGCGCTCGGGGACCGCGTCCCCGAGCGCCGACTGCGAACCGGCGGGCGAGGCGAGCGACGACTGGTTTCCGTCGTCGGTCGTCTCGTTCTGGCTGGTCGATTCGTTTCCGGTCTCGGTCTTCGTCTCGTTACCGGGCGGAGCCGTCTCGTTGCCCTCGGTCTCGTTACCGTTCTCGTTGGTCGGCGGCTCCCAGGTCTCCTCGGTGAGGTCGACCGAGACGTTGCTGTCGTCCTCGCCGATGACCTGTCCCTCGGTCACGTCGGCGCTGGCGTTGTGGAAGGTGTAGCTCTCGTTGCCCGACTCGCTGAGCGGCGTGTTGAACTCGTACGGGCCGGTCGCGCGCACGCTGGTGTTGGTGTAGCCCTCGTCGGTGCCCCACTCGTCGTAGCCGGTCGTAGAGTACGGCAGGGTCATGGTGAACTCGCCGTTCTCGTTCGTCTCGGCCTGCTGGGTGTAGGTGAACGTGGAGTTGGCTCCCGTGGGCGCCATCTCGACCTCGGCGGTGACGGTCTCGTTCGTCGGGCCGCTGCCCTCGACCGTCGCGCCGGGGACGCGCTCGAACGTCTTGACCCACGAGGGGTTGGTCTTGAACAGCGCGTTGGGGTTCACGCCAGCCTCCTGGAGCAGTTGCATCTCGCGCTGGAGCGTCTGGGCGTACTCCCGGGACTGGGTGCCCGAGGACTCGCTCTGCTTGACCAGCCGGTAGTGTTCGAGCGCGGGGACGCGCTCGCTCGGGAACGGTCCGATGCCGCCGACCTGCGCGGAGCCGTCCTCCTCGACGTACTCGCGGGCCTCCTCCATCGAGTCGAACCGCTGGACGACACTGCTGTTCGGCCCGGTCGGCTCGCCGACCGCCGCATCGGAGTTGAGACCCGGGACGCGGTCGTAATCGACCACTATCGGACTCGGCTCGACCGCGCTTCCGTGGTAGAGGTAGAGCCGCGCCACCTGACTCCGGTAGTAGCGCTGGTCTTTCATGTTGAGCAGCATCTGGGGCTGGGACTGCTGGTCGGTCAGTCCGGCGTAGACCTGCGTGGAGAAGTCGGTCGACTCGACATCGTCGTTGAAGACCGTGGGCGCGCTGAACTTCGAACTCGGTTCGGCCATCTGCCAGTCGGCCATCACGTACCGAATCTCCTCGTCGTCCTCGCTGAGGTCATCGAGGACGGCGTCGGCGTCCGGCTCGCTCGGCGCGAGCAGGTACTCGGCGGCGGTCGGCGCACCCTCCTGGAACGGGTTGGCGTGCGGGATGCGCTCGCCCTGAGTCGTGATCCAGTGGCCGTAGTCCCACCACGACATCACGCCGTACGCGCCGTCGGGATAGTCGAAGTCGCTGTCCTGTTGGTCGAACGTGCCGTAGTGTTCCATCTCGTTGTCGGCACCGCCGAAGGTCCCCTCGGCGGGCGTCTCGTTCGCCATCCAGTCGAGCGTTCCGCCCCAGTTAGTCACCGCGCCGGGACCAGCGCTCGCACCCACCGACATCGCGGTCTGGGTCCTGTCGATGACCGGGTTGCCCGTGGTCCCGATGGTGGCCGGGAAGACCAGCACCGGTAACACGAGCAGGAGGATGAACACCACCGTCAGCACCTGATACCCCTCGATGTCGGTGAACGCCTCGCGGTCGGTGAGGTTCACGGCCGCGAGGGTGCGACCGAACAGGTACGCGTTCAGCACCGCGACCGGCACCACGAGGTAGTAGTTGAACCGCACCTGCGTGAACGCCGCCGCGAAGATGAACGCCGACCACACGAGCACGAGGAAGTACTCCGCGCGGTGGTCGTTCGTCCGGTAGGTCCGAACGACCATCCAGACCGCGGCCACGACGGCCGTGAACAGCATCAGGCCGTACTCCTGAAAGACGACGTCTAGCGGGGAGATTCCCCACTGCGGTTCGGCCCGAGAGAGGAACGGCTGGGCCTCGCCGATGGTCCGGGTCTGGGCGTTGGTGCCGAACCCGACGACACGGATGACGTTGTTCCGGACGAGGCGGAACAGGTCGGGGAGCGCGACCGCGACGAGTCCCACGATAGCGACGACGACACCCGCGATGGCTCCCGGATAGAGCCTCGAATCGAGGTCGCGGGCGTCCCACTCGCGGGCGAGCCACGCCATGAACGCGGTGCCTCCGGCGACCCCGAACGCGAGCAGGGGCTGGAGGGGAGAGAACTTCGTCGGGCTGAACTCGAACGTCCCCAGCGGGACGAGCATGAGCAGTCCCGCGACCGCCATGCTGGTCGCGCCGACGAACGCGAGGTGGTCGGGACTGACACCGCGGACGTAGTCGGCCGACAGCTTGAGCGCGAAGAACACGCCGAAGATGCCGACTATCAGCACGCCCGGCGGCCACGTCCAGACGTAGAGCGCCGTCGCGAACCCGGCGAGGGCGCTGTAAGCGAGCGGAACCCGGAGGGCGGCGAGGTCGCGGTCGACGAGGAGCTCGTAGACGGGCTTCTCGCGCTCGGCGACCGTCACCGCGACCATCATCGCGAACACCGCGATCACCTGGAAGAGGACCTCGGCGACGTGGTGGTCGGCGAACCCGACCGTACTCCGCCGGAGGAAGGTTCCCGGGAGCAGCGCGAGGACGACGACGCCGAACAGTCCGCCGGGGCGGCCGCCGAGGCGCTTGCCGATGAGATAGGTCGGAACCGCCACGAGCGCGCCGACCACCGCGGGAGTGACCATGACGGTCATCGCGATGGTCTGCTGGGAGGGGTCGCCCAGACCGACCACGAGCGCGGCCGTCGCCATGAGTTGGTCGTACAGCGTCCCGTACTGGCCGACGCTGGTGCCGTACGGGAAGTAGGTCCACGGGTCGTAGGGCATGGTACTCGGCCAGTTGTCGACCGTGTACGTGACCTGTCGGAGGTGATACCACGGGTCGTTTCCGTCGAGGAAGACCTCGCCGTTTCGGAGGAAGTCACCGTATGACTGGAGACGCACCCAGAGCATGAACGCGAACGCCGCGACGAGCACGGGTACGTGATACCAGTCCTCGAAGGCGTCGAGGATCGACTCGACGGATTCCGTCGAGTCTTCGACCTGCTCAGTCTGCTGGCTCATTGGCTTGAGAAACTGGCAAAACGCGCATAAGCCTTATCATCTGGACACGTACCCAACAGTTTAACTGTCGCTGATGCCGACACTTTTGCCGGGCCGGGAGAACGCCGGACGGCGGCCGTCGCTCGCGCTTCTGGAGAAGCGCGAGCGACTGTCAGGGGAGCATCTCCCTGCGGAGGTCCCGGAGGACCGCGAGAACGTCGATGCGGATGCGCTCGCTCAGGGCCAGCAGGACCGCGAAGTACGTCGCCGCGCCGACCCCGAGCAGGACCGCGATTCGGACCGCACCCGCTGCGCCGCCCAACTGGACTTCGAGGAGCCAGACCACGGCCGTCATGACCGCCATCGAGGCGACCTGTCGCGCAACGTCGACCACCGCCGACCGGGGAACCGGTTCGTCGAGGAAAGCGAGCATGCTGGCGACGCTCGCGCCGAACGCCAGCACGGTCGCCCACGCCACGCCCCACGCGCCGAACGCCACCGTGAGCGGGAGCGCAGAGAGGCCGTACGTGACGATGAGGACGACGCCGCTGGCGGCGTAGAGGCGGGGTCGGCCGGTCCCGAGGAAGAACTTCTCCAGCCCCTCGCGGTAGCCGTTCACCAGATTCGCCACCGCGAGGACGGGGATGAGCGCGTTCGCGAGGCCGACGACGCCCACCAGCGGGAGCGCTATCGTCCCGGCGCTGTTGGCGTAGATGGTCAGCAAGAGCGCGTTGCCGACGACCGCGCCGCCGCCGACGATGGGGATGGCGAACACTCCCGCGTAGGTGAACATCGCCGACAGCAGCCTGCCGACCTCCTCGTCGTCGCCCGCGGCGTCGAGCGCGGAGAACCGCGGGAACGCGACCTGCGCGAGCGCCGAGGAGAACAGCATCGACGCCTCGGTGATGGTGAACACGTTCTTGTAGACGCCGGTCGGTCCCGGGCCGACGAACTGGCCGAGCAGGATGTAGTCGGCCTGCTTGAACAGTTGGCCCGAGACGCTCTGGACGTAGGCGTACTTCGAGTAGTCGACGAACGACCGGAACAGCTCCATCGACGGCCGAGCGGGGACGACCCGCGCGAACCCGACGTACGAGACGAGGAATGTGAGGAACTGGCCCGCGATGAGCCCCCAGATGAGCCCCGGCACGCCGAAGTCGGCGACCACCAGCGCGGCCTGAATCGGGACGATGAGCGCGTACCGGCCGTTCTCTATCGCGCCGACGAGCGCGACCCGTTCTTTGCCTTCGAGGAACGAGCCCGAGAGCCGGAACAGCCCCCACGTCAGCACGGCGAGCGGGACGAGCAACGCGGCCTCGACCCCGACGAGGCCGTTTATCTGCGCTCGGAACGCCGCCGAGAGGACGGCGACGACCGCGACCCCCGCGAACAGGATTATCGCGCCGCTGGTGAAGTGGCGCGCCTCCTTACCGCCCTCGCTGACGCGCTTGACGACCACGGGGTAGAGGCCGAAGCTGAAGACGTTGGCCGCGACCATCTGGAGGCTGAAGAAGATGGCGTAGGTCCCGATGCCGTCGAACCCGAGCTGGCGGGTGAAGAAGACGGTGCCGAGGAATCCCGCCAGCGTCCCGAGGACGTTCGTGACGAACCGCTTCGATATCTCCGCGCCGACCTTCATCGTCACTCCAGATAGCCGAGTTCCCGGAGCCGGTCCTTTACTTCGCCCTCCCGCTCGTCGTCGCCCGCGACCCCCTCGCCGTCACCCGTGACCGCGTCGTCGCCCGCGAAGTCGTAGGTCTCGGGGTCGCGTTTCGCGGGGTCGGAACCCTCGGCGAACACGTCGAGGACCTCGCCGGTCGTCGATTCGGGAATCCGGTAGCCCAGCGCGTGGAGGACGGTCGGCGCGACGTCGGTGATGTGTGCGCCCTCGACCGTCCCGTCGCGGAACGACGGGCCGCGAGCGAGGAAGATGCCCTCGCGGGCGTGGCCGCTGGTGTCGACCTCGAACAGCACTTCCTCGGCGTCGAACCGCGAGGAGGCGTGGACCTCCGGCGTCTCGATGACCATCGCGAGGTCGGGCGTGTGGGGACCGCCGCGGTCGAGGCGCTCGAAGCGCACGTCGAGGCCCGCGGCGTCTGCGGCGTCGCCGAGCGCGCGCTCGGCGACGCCGCAGACGCGCTCGATCTCGTCGGGGTCGTCGGCGAGCGCGTACACCAGCGTCGTCTTCTGGCCCACGTCGGCGAGCGCCTCCGTCTCTGGCCAGTCGATGCGGCCCGTGCTCAGCGCGTTGTCGAGGCCGAGGGCGTCGCCCGTCGGGACGCCGGTCAGAGCGCTCTCGGGCACCAGCTTCCGGGCGAGCGTGAGCAGGCCGACCTTCCCGAGCAGGTCGCTTGCGGCGTCGCGGGCGGTCCCGAGCGCGGCCTTGGTCGCGTCCCCGGACTCGGTCAGCGAGACGAGTCCGGCGCGTTCGAGGGCGACGTTCGGCGCGAACTTCGCCCGGACCTTCTCGAAGCCGTGGTCGCTCATCACCACGAGGTCCTCGTCTTCGTGAGCGTCGAGGAACTCCCCGAGGCGCTCGTCGACGCGCCGGTACACCTCGAAGACGGGATTGCCGGAATCGGCTGGCGGGGTGCTGTCGGCCCCCCAGTAGTGGTGGGCCACCCGGTCGGTCGCACGAATCAGTCCGACCGCGAGGTCCGGGTCGTCGCGCTCGACGAAGTGCTCGAACGCCTCGAAGCGCTTGTCCACGAGTTCGAGGCTCAGGTCCACGTAGGCCCGCGAGCCGGGCCGCTCGTCGTTGCGGAGCTTGTACTCGCCCACCACCTCCTGAAGCTCGTCCCAGCGCTCGGGCGGGTGGGCGTACTCGTCCTTGTACTCGGGTGCGGCGGCGATTATCGTCCCCTCGATGGCCTGCCACGGGTACGAGCCGGGGATGTTGAACACCACCGCCGACCCGTTCTGGTCGTCGACGGCGTCCCACATCTTGCCGGGGACGAACTCGTCGTGGCTCAGGTCGTTCTCGCGGGTCTCCCGGTTGAAGTGGGTGAACCCGTACATGTCGAGGTCGGTCGGCTCCCGGCCGGTCGCGAACGCGGGCCACGCCGGGACCGTGATCTCGGGGACCGTGCTCTCCAGTTCCCCGCCCACGCCCTCGTCGAGCAGGCGCTCGAAGTTGGGGAGGCGGCCGGACTCCACCCACGGCTCGATGAGCGAGAGGGTCGCGCCGTCGAGTCCGAGGACTATCATGTCCGAGCGAACGCGGGGGGTCGCCAAAAGGGGTTTGGTCCCGCTTCGAAGGTGTGTTCGATGGGAGGTCCGTGGTCGCAGGTGGGACTCCTACGGAATAGAGTGACTTCGGCACCAACACTCCGAAAGCCCCCGCCCGGTCGCGGTCGCTCTGGCGGATATCCGCGCCTCACAACACCGCATCGGCGCGGATAGGGCCGCCAGAGACGACCACGGCCTTCGGCCGCGACCGGGCGGCCCCTTTCAGTCCCACCCGTGGTTCGGGTCACCGGGCGTTTTCGGCGGCTGTGTCATCGAGCGCGGTCGCCCGAGAAATCGTCACTCCAGATACCCCAAATCGGAGAG from Halorussus salilacus carries:
- a CDS encoding DUF368 domain-containing protein; the protein is MGRWLSVYLKGVCMGAADAVPGVSGGTIALITGIYERLVGAIASFDPQLLADLPRAYDPDARARALGTLREMDVGFLVVLGAGVMTAIVGVTGVVSALEASNPAVLFAFFFGLIAASAVVLWSEVGLDTREERAAAVAGFAVAFALSGEAAGAAISHAPPVLFVAGAIAICAMILPGISGSLLLVLFGQYVFMSNTLHAFIDGAIGAVRGGSLDALVGPGVSVVSFVAGAAVGILSFARVVKWALATHRQVTLTFLVALMVGALRLPVERVVGAGGAWSPERAAAVLVAGLVGAFAVLLVDYYTDDLEYVEDGRGDPAPTPGQD
- a CDS encoding oligosaccharyl transferase, archaeosortase A system-associated; the encoded protein is MSQQTEQVEDSTESVESILDAFEDWYHVPVLVAAFAFMLWVRLQSYGDFLRNGEVFLDGNDPWYHLRQVTYTVDNWPSTMPYDPWTYFPYGTSVGQYGTLYDQLMATAALVVGLGDPSQQTIAMTVMVTPAVVGALVAVPTYLIGKRLGGRPGGLFGVVVLALLPGTFLRRSTVGFADHHVAEVLFQVIAVFAMMVAVTVAEREKPVYELLVDRDLAALRVPLAYSALAGFATALYVWTWPPGVLIVGIFGVFFALKLSADYVRGVSPDHLAFVGATSMAVAGLLMLVPLGTFEFSPTKFSPLQPLLAFGVAGGTAFMAWLAREWDARDLDSRLYPGAIAGVVVAIVGLVAVALPDLFRLVRNNVIRVVGFGTNAQTRTIGEAQPFLSRAEPQWGISPLDVVFQEYGLMLFTAVVAAVWMVVRTYRTNDHRAEYFLVLVWSAFIFAAAFTQVRFNYYLVVPVAVLNAYLFGRTLAAVNLTDREAFTDIEGYQVLTVVFILLLVLPVLVFPATIGTTGNPVIDRTQTAMSVGASAGPGAVTNWGGTLDWMANETPAEGTFGGADNEMEHYGTFDQQDSDFDYPDGAYGVMSWWDYGHWITTQGERIPHANPFQEGAPTAAEYLLAPSEPDADAVLDDLSEDDEEIRYVMADWQMAEPSSKFSAPTVFNDDVESTDFSTQVYAGLTDQQSQPQMLLNMKDQRYYRSQVARLYLYHGSAVEPSPIVVDYDRVPGLNSDAAVGEPTGPNSSVVQRFDSMEEAREYVEEDGSAQVGGIGPFPSERVPALEHYRLVKQSESSGTQSREYAQTLQREMQLLQEAGVNPNALFKTNPSWVKTFERVPGATVEGSGPTNETVTAEVEMAPTGANSTFTYTQQAETNENGEFTMTLPYSTTGYDEWGTDEGYTNTSVRATGPYEFNTPLSESGNESYTFHNASADVTEGQVIGEDDSNVSVDLTEETWEPPTNENGNETEGNETAPPGNETKTETGNESTSQNETTDDGNQSSLASPAGSQSALGDAVPEREGVAPASAGLVGASLGAFALAGRN
- a CDS encoding oligosaccharide flippase family protein; this encodes MKVGAEISKRFVTNVLGTLAGFLGTVFFTRQLGFDGIGTYAIFFSLQMVAANVFSFGLYPVVVKRVSEGGKEARHFTSGAIILFAGVAVVAVLSAAFRAQINGLVGVEAALLVPLAVLTWGLFRLSGSFLEGKERVALVGAIENGRYALIVPIQAALVVADFGVPGLIWGLIAGQFLTFLVSYVGFARVVPARPSMELFRSFVDYSKYAYVQSVSGQLFKQADYILLGQFVGPGPTGVYKNVFTITEASMLFSSALAQVAFPRFSALDAAGDDEEVGRLLSAMFTYAGVFAIPIVGGGAVVGNALLLTIYANSAGTIALPLVGVVGLANALIPVLAVANLVNGYREGLEKFFLGTGRPRLYAASGVVLIVTYGLSALPLTVAFGAWGVAWATVLAFGASVASMLAFLDEPVPRSAVVDVARQVASMAVMTAVVWLLEVQLGGAAGAVRIAVLLGVGAATYFAVLLALSERIRIDVLAVLRDLRREMLP